In Pelecanus crispus isolate bPelCri1 chromosome Z, bPelCri1.pri, whole genome shotgun sequence, the following are encoded in one genomic region:
- the QNG1 gene encoding queuosine 5'-phosphate N-glycosylase/hydrolase isoform X1, producing MEVFPSPLESARFIAGNSKDVSVDEEGARRVAESLFDKASAAEFGLAGWKSLHELNPRAASEEAVEWVFLVDTLNFSFWSEQEEQKYLVKYKGKTYSGYWSLCAAVNRALDDGIPITSASYFATMTLDQVRHVFRSDTEVPIPLIEERHRVLNESGTVLLEKFGGSFLTCVKMSDKSAQKLLRLVLENFPSYRDEAVFEKKRVSFYKRAQILVADTWSVLEGKGDGSFDDISSLTIFADYRIPQVLVHLKAMKYSEELMKKLREGTIFQSGDKEEVEIRGCSIWCCALICKHLLELYEKKGQDMRDKINAVLLDYHLWDYARDHREEMKDIPFHRVRCIYY from the exons ATGGAGGTGTTCCCGTCCCCGCTGGAGTCCGCCAGGTTTATAGCCGGCAACAGCAAAGATGTCTCCGTGGACGAGGAGGGGGCGCGGCGGGTGGCGGAGAGTTTGTTCGACAAAGCCTCGGCGGCCGAGTTCGGGCTGGCGGGGTGGAAGAGCCTCCACGAGCTGAACCCCCGGGCCGCCAGCGAGGAGGCGGTGGAGTGGGTGTTCCTGGTGGACACCCTCAACTTCTCCTTCTGGTCcgagcaggaggagcagaagtACCTGGTGAAGTACAAGGGTAAAACGTACAGCGGCTACTGGTCCCTCTGCGCCGCCGTCAACAGGGCCCTGGACGACG gAATACCTATTACCAGTGCATCGTATTTTGCCACTATGACGCTTGACCAAGTTAGGCACGTGTTTCGCTCTGACACAGAAGTGCCCATACCTTTGATAGAAGAAAGACATCGGGTGCTAAATGAAAGCGGAACAGTTCTGTTAGAGAAGTTTGGAGGCTCTTTCCTCACCTGTGTTAAAATGAGTGACAAAAGCGCTCAGAAACTACTACGTCTAGTACTGGAAAATTTTCCTTCTTACAGAGATGAAGCAGTATTCGAG aaaaaaagggtGTCTTTCTACAAGCGGGCACAAATACTTGTGGCTGATACGTGGAGTGTATTAGAAGGCAAAGGAGATGGCTCTTTTGACGACATTTCTAGTCTGACTATATTTGCTGACTACAGAATTCCTCAAGTTCTTGTTCACTTAAAAGCAATGAAGTATTCTGAAGAACTAATGAAGAAGCTACGTGAAG GAACAATTTTCCAGTCTGGAGATAAAGAGGAGGTGGAGATCCGTGGCTGTTCTATTTGGTGTTGTGCGTTGATTTGTAAGCACCTGCTGGAGCTCTATGAGAAGAAGGGTCAGGACATGCGTGACAAGATCAATGCGGTTTTACTTGATTATCATCTTTGGGACTATGCCAGGGATCACAGGGAAGAGATGAAAGATATTCCATTTCACCGAGTACGGTGTATATATTACTAA
- the QNG1 gene encoding queuosine 5'-phosphate N-glycosylase/hydrolase isoform X2: MTLDQVRHVFRSDTEVPIPLIEERHRVLNESGTVLLEKFGGSFLTCVKMSDKSAQKLLRLVLENFPSYRDEAVFEKKRVSFYKRAQILVADTWSVLEGKGDGSFDDISSLTIFADYRIPQVLVHLKAMKYSEELMKKLREGTIFQSGDKEEVEIRGCSIWCCALICKHLLELYEKKGQDMRDKINAVLLDYHLWDYARDHREEMKDIPFHRVRCIYY; encoded by the exons ATGACGCTTGACCAAGTTAGGCACGTGTTTCGCTCTGACACAGAAGTGCCCATACCTTTGATAGAAGAAAGACATCGGGTGCTAAATGAAAGCGGAACAGTTCTGTTAGAGAAGTTTGGAGGCTCTTTCCTCACCTGTGTTAAAATGAGTGACAAAAGCGCTCAGAAACTACTACGTCTAGTACTGGAAAATTTTCCTTCTTACAGAGATGAAGCAGTATTCGAG aaaaaaagggtGTCTTTCTACAAGCGGGCACAAATACTTGTGGCTGATACGTGGAGTGTATTAGAAGGCAAAGGAGATGGCTCTTTTGACGACATTTCTAGTCTGACTATATTTGCTGACTACAGAATTCCTCAAGTTCTTGTTCACTTAAAAGCAATGAAGTATTCTGAAGAACTAATGAAGAAGCTACGTGAAG GAACAATTTTCCAGTCTGGAGATAAAGAGGAGGTGGAGATCCGTGGCTGTTCTATTTGGTGTTGTGCGTTGATTTGTAAGCACCTGCTGGAGCTCTATGAGAAGAAGGGTCAGGACATGCGTGACAAGATCAATGCGGTTTTACTTGATTATCATCTTTGGGACTATGCCAGGGATCACAGGGAAGAGATGAAAGATATTCCATTTCACCGAGTACGGTGTATATATTACTAA
- the HNRNPK gene encoding heterogeneous nuclear ribonucleoprotein K isoform X2, translated as METEQQEETFTNTETNGKRPAEDMEEEQAFKRSRNTDEMVELRILLQSKNAGAVIGKGGKNIKALRTDYNASVSVPDSSGPERILSISADIETIGEILKKIIPTLEEYQHYKGSDFDCELRLLIHQSLAGGIIGVKGAKIKELRENTQTTIKLFQECCPHSTDRVVLIGGKPDRVVECIKIILDLISESPIKGRAQPYDPNFYDETYDYGGFTMMFDDRRGRPVGFPMRGRGGFDRMPPGRGGRPMPPSRRDYDDMSPRRGPPPPPPGRGGRGGSRARNLPLPPPPPPRGGDLMSYDRRGRPGDRYDGMMMQCHVDACDDMQPPELFEGGSGYDYSYAGGRGSYGDLGGPIITTQVTIPKDLAGSIIGKGGQRIKQIRHESGASIKIDEPLEGSEDRIITITGTQDQIQNAQYLLQNSVKQYSGKFF; from the exons atggaGACTGAACAACAGGAAGAGACCTTTACCAACACAGAGACAAATG GCAAACGTCCTGCAGAAGATATGGAGGAAGAGCAGGCCTTCAAAAGATCTCGGAACACAGATGAGATGGTTGAATTACGCATCCTGCTTCAGAGCAAA AATGCTGGAGCAGTGATTGGAAAAGGTGGCAAAAATATTAAGGCACTTCGTACAGAC TACAATGCCAGTGTTTCAGTCCCAGACAGCAGTGGCCCCGAGCG CATCTTGAGCATAAGTGCAGACATAGAGACAATTGGAGAAATCCTGAAGAAGATTATCCCCACTCTAGAAGAG TATCAACACTACAAAGGCAGCGACTTCGACTGCGAATTAAGACTTCTCATTCACCAGAGTTTGGCAGGAGGAATTATTGGTGTCAAGGGTGCTAAAATTAAAGAACTGAGAGAG aaCACTCAGACCACCATTAAGCTCTTCCAAGAGTGTTGTCCTCATTCTACTGACAGAGTGGTGCTTATTGGTGGCAAACCTGATAGAGTCGTTGAATGTATCAAGATTATCTTGGATCTTATCTCTGAG TCTCCGATTAAAGGACGAGCCCAGCCTTATGATCCCAATTTCTATGATGAAACATATGATTATGGTGGCTTCACAATGATGTTTGATGACAGAAGGGGACGTCCAGTAGGCTTTCCGATGCGTGGAAGAGGAGGGTTTGATCGGATGCCCCCTGGTCGTGGCGGACGACCTATGCCTCCATCAAGAAGAGATTATGATGATATGAGTCCTCGCAGAGGacccccaccacctccaccaGGTCGTGGTGGTAGAGGTGGCAGCAGAGCTCGGaatcttcctctccctcctccaccacctcctcGTGGCGG agatCTTATGTCCTATGACCGAAGGGGCAGACCAGGAGACCGTTACGATGGCATG ATGATGCAGTGTCATGTGGATGCCTGTGATGACATGCAGCCACCGGAGTTG tTTGAGGGTGGCTCTGGATATG ACTATTCTTATGCAGGGGGGCGCGGTTCATATGGAGATCTTGGTGGACCCATCATCACAACACAAGTAACGATTCCCAAAGAT TTGGCAGGATCTATTATTGGAAAGGGAGGCCAGAGAATCAAACAAATACGTCATGAGTCAGGAGCTTCGATCAAAATTGATGAACCATTAGAAGGCTCAGAAGATCGGATAATAACTATTACGGGAACACAGGACCAGATACAAAATGCACAGTATTTACTGCAGAACAG tgTGAAGCAGTATTCTGGAAAGTTTTTCTAA
- the HNRNPK gene encoding heterogeneous nuclear ribonucleoprotein K isoform X1 — translation METEQQEETFTNTETNGKRPAEDMEEEQAFKRSRNTDEMVELRILLQSKNAGAVIGKGGKNIKALRTDYNASVSVPDSSGPERILSISADIETIGEILKKIIPTLEEYQHYKGSDFDCELRLLIHQSLAGGIIGVKGAKIKELRENTQTTIKLFQECCPHSTDRVVLIGGKPDRVVECIKIILDLISESPIKGRAQPYDPNFYDETYDYGGFTMMFDDRRGRPVGFPMRGRGGFDRMPPGRGGRPMPPSRRDYDDMSPRRGPPPPPPGRGGRGGSRARNLPLPPPPPPRGGDLMSYDRRGRPGDRYDGMMMQCHVDACDDMQPPELFEGGSGYDYSYAGGRGSYGDLGGPIITTQVTIPKDLAGSIIGKGGQRIKQIRHESGASIKIDEPLEGSEDRIITITGTQDQIQNAQYLLQNSVKQYADVEGF, via the exons atggaGACTGAACAACAGGAAGAGACCTTTACCAACACAGAGACAAATG GCAAACGTCCTGCAGAAGATATGGAGGAAGAGCAGGCCTTCAAAAGATCTCGGAACACAGATGAGATGGTTGAATTACGCATCCTGCTTCAGAGCAAA AATGCTGGAGCAGTGATTGGAAAAGGTGGCAAAAATATTAAGGCACTTCGTACAGAC TACAATGCCAGTGTTTCAGTCCCAGACAGCAGTGGCCCCGAGCG CATCTTGAGCATAAGTGCAGACATAGAGACAATTGGAGAAATCCTGAAGAAGATTATCCCCACTCTAGAAGAG TATCAACACTACAAAGGCAGCGACTTCGACTGCGAATTAAGACTTCTCATTCACCAGAGTTTGGCAGGAGGAATTATTGGTGTCAAGGGTGCTAAAATTAAAGAACTGAGAGAG aaCACTCAGACCACCATTAAGCTCTTCCAAGAGTGTTGTCCTCATTCTACTGACAGAGTGGTGCTTATTGGTGGCAAACCTGATAGAGTCGTTGAATGTATCAAGATTATCTTGGATCTTATCTCTGAG TCTCCGATTAAAGGACGAGCCCAGCCTTATGATCCCAATTTCTATGATGAAACATATGATTATGGTGGCTTCACAATGATGTTTGATGACAGAAGGGGACGTCCAGTAGGCTTTCCGATGCGTGGAAGAGGAGGGTTTGATCGGATGCCCCCTGGTCGTGGCGGACGACCTATGCCTCCATCAAGAAGAGATTATGATGATATGAGTCCTCGCAGAGGacccccaccacctccaccaGGTCGTGGTGGTAGAGGTGGCAGCAGAGCTCGGaatcttcctctccctcctccaccacctcctcGTGGCGG agatCTTATGTCCTATGACCGAAGGGGCAGACCAGGAGACCGTTACGATGGCATG ATGATGCAGTGTCATGTGGATGCCTGTGATGACATGCAGCCACCGGAGTTG tTTGAGGGTGGCTCTGGATATG ACTATTCTTATGCAGGGGGGCGCGGTTCATATGGAGATCTTGGTGGACCCATCATCACAACACAAGTAACGATTCCCAAAGAT TTGGCAGGATCTATTATTGGAAAGGGAGGCCAGAGAATCAAACAAATACGTCATGAGTCAGGAGCTTCGATCAAAATTGATGAACCATTAGAAGGCTCAGAAGATCGGATAATAACTATTACGGGAACACAGGACCAGATACAAAATGCACAGTATTTACTGCAGAACAG tgTGAAGCAGTATGCAGATGTTGAAGGATTCTAA